From a region of the Bacteroidota bacterium genome:
- a CDS encoding VTT domain-containing protein, which yields MFELFKHILHLDFQWLFQQYGTAVYVILFLVIFIETGVVIFPFLPGDSLLFTAGLFARSGFMDVSVLVLLLFAAAILGDNSNYWIGRILGLKVTRLKFGNRNLVKQKHLDKTHSFYEKYGVKTIILARFVPIVRTFAPFVAGVAEMNYKKFFSFDILGGGIWIASLIFAGYFLGEIEWIRKNIELVAIGIIFISILPIVFEFIKHSKK from the coding sequence TTGTTCGAACTTTTCAAACATATTCTTCATCTTGATTTCCAATGGCTGTTTCAACAATACGGAACAGCGGTGTATGTAATTTTGTTTCTTGTAATTTTTATTGAAACAGGTGTAGTGATTTTTCCTTTTCTCCCGGGAGATTCGCTGCTGTTCACTGCCGGATTGTTTGCGCGTTCCGGGTTTATGGATGTGAGTGTGTTGGTTTTGCTTCTGTTTGCTGCCGCCATTCTGGGAGATAATTCCAATTACTGGATTGGGCGAATACTCGGATTGAAAGTAACCCGTTTGAAATTTGGAAATAGAAATTTAGTCAAGCAAAAACATTTGGATAAAACACATTCCTTCTATGAAAAATACGGAGTGAAAACAATTATCCTCGCACGTTTTGTTCCCATTGTGAGAACGTTCGCACCGTTTGTTGCCGGAGTTGCCGAAATGAATTATAAAAAGTTTTTTTCGTTCGATATTCTCGGAGGAGGAATCTGGATTGCAAGTTTGATATTCGCTGGATATTTTCTCGGAGAAATTGAATGGATAAGAAAGAATATTGAATTGGTTGCTATCGGAATTATTTTTATTTCCATTCTTCCTATTGTTTTTGAATTCATCAAGCATTCTAAGAAGTAA
- a CDS encoding rhodanese-like domain-containing protein, translated as MKEITCTELKKMKDAKEDFQLIDVREDYERDIASIGGELIPMGEVMTNLDKISRDKKVVFYCRTGNRSGVITQALEAQGFTNVFNLKGGIHRWADEIDAAITKY; from the coding sequence ATGAAAGAAATCACCTGTACCGAATTAAAAAAAATGAAAGACGCTAAAGAGGACTTCCAGTTAATTGATGTGCGCGAGGACTATGAAAGAGATATTGCGAGCATTGGCGGAGAATTAATTCCCATGGGAGAAGTAATGACTAATCTCGATAAAATTTCTCGCGACAAAAAAGTTGTCTTCTATTGCAGAACCGGAAACCGTTCGGGTGTAATCACACAGGCGCTCGAAGCGCAGGGCTTTACCAATGTTTTCAATCTTAAAGGCGGAATTCATCGGTGGGCGGATGAAATTGATGCCGCCATTACAAAATATTAA
- a CDS encoding phosphosulfolactate synthase: MNVSLPHIPKRTKKPRKDGISMVMDKGLSLRQAEDMIHSSEEFIDFVKLGFGTSVITKNLSEKIKLYKDAGLKVYFGGTLFESFIIRGLFDEYCAFLDKFKLDTAEVSDGSIELSHNKKCEYISKLAKNYTVLSEVGSKEEGIIIHPNLWISMMNKELEAGSWKVIAESRESGTVGIYRASGHAHETLVQKIKAKVKQENIIWEAPKKSQQVWWIKQLGANVNLGNIAPEEALPLETLRLGLRGDTFFTFLPKEFSKAIK, encoded by the coding sequence ATGAACGTTTCCTTGCCTCATATTCCCAAACGAACGAAGAAGCCGAGAAAAGACGGCATCTCCATGGTGATGGACAAAGGATTGAGTTTGCGCCAGGCGGAAGACATGATTCATTCTTCCGAAGAATTTATTGACTTTGTAAAACTCGGCTTCGGAACATCCGTCATCACAAAAAATCTTTCTGAGAAAATAAAATTATACAAAGATGCCGGACTCAAAGTTTATTTTGGCGGAACCCTCTTCGAATCATTCATCATTCGCGGATTGTTTGACGAATACTGCGCGTTCCTCGATAAATTCAAACTCGATACAGCCGAGGTATCTGACGGTTCCATTGAACTCAGCCACAATAAAAAATGTGAATACATTTCCAAACTCGCAAAAAATTATACAGTGCTTTCTGAAGTGGGTTCGAAAGAAGAAGGAATCATCATTCACCCGAACCTGTGGATTAGTATGATGAACAAAGAACTGGAAGCCGGTTCATGGAAAGTGATTGCCGAATCGCGTGAAAGCGGAACGGTGGGAATTTACCGCGCAAGCGGACACGCGCACGAAACGCTTGTTCAGAAAATAAAAGCGAAAGTGAAACAAGAAAATATTATCTGGGAAGCGCCCAAAAAATCACAGCAGGTCTGGTGGATAAAACAATTAGGAGCAAATGTGAATCTTGGAAACATTGCTCCGGAAGAAGCATTGCCGCTTGAAACATTGCGCCTTGGTTTGCGCGGAGATACTTTTTTCACTTTTCTTCCGAAAGAATTTTCTAAAGCAATCAAATAA
- the thrS gene encoding threonine--tRNA ligase: MIKITFPDGKIKEYAAGTTALDIAKSISEGLARNVLAAKVVPLNEGNRKVGNEVRLRAAEAGDVIDATRPIKEDSKILFLTWNDAEGKSAMWHSSAHLMAEALETFYPGIKFGIGPPVDAGYYYDVDLGGKTISSEDFKKIEDKMLELARQKNSYVRKEVSKKDALEYFQKKGDEYKLELINDLQDGQITFYQQGNFVDLCRGPHIPNTGFIKAVKLLNIAGAYWRGDEKNKQLTRIYGITFPAQKELDEYLKMLEEAKKRDHRKIGKELKIFTFDDDVGPGLPLWLPNGGVMIEQLETLAKVTEERAGYKRVRTPHLAKESMYKTSGHLPYYADSMFPPMEMDNEKYYLKAMNCPHHHKIFASLNPSYKELPLRLAEYGTVYRYEQSGELFGLMRVRSMQMNDAHIYCTKEQFEQEFIAVNEMYLKYFKIFGIDKYVMRFSTHSKEKLGKKYVNEPELWIETEDMVRNVLIDSKIPYKEVPDEGAFYGPKIDVQIWSTIGREFTLATNQVDFAQPRRFGLTYINKNNHAETPICIHRAPLGTHERFIGFLIEHYAGNFPVWLAPEQVTILPISDRFNENAKNILELFRKHNIRASVDDRSEKIGKKIRDAETMKVPYMAILGEKEIAANSIALREHGKGDVGTMNVEEFANKIEKEVKEVFE, encoded by the coding sequence ATGATTAAAATAACTTTTCCTGACGGAAAGATTAAAGAATACGCAGCAGGAACCACCGCGCTTGATATTGCCAAAAGCATAAGCGAAGGGCTTGCGCGCAATGTTCTTGCAGCAAAAGTTGTCCCCCTTAATGAAGGCAACCGGAAGGTTGGGAACGAAGTTCGACTCCGCGCAGCGGAGGCGGGGGATGTCATTGATGCAACCCGTCCGATAAAAGAAGATTCTAAAATTCTTTTTCTCACATGGAACGATGCCGAAGGAAAAAGCGCGATGTGGCATTCATCCGCACATTTGATGGCGGAAGCGCTTGAAACTTTTTATCCGGGAATTAAATTCGGAATCGGTCCTCCTGTTGATGCAGGATATTATTACGATGTTGATCTTGGAGGCAAAACAATTTCTTCGGAAGATTTTAAAAAGATAGAAGATAAAATGCTCGAACTCGCGCGGCAGAAAAATTCCTACGTGCGAAAAGAAGTTTCGAAGAAAGATGCACTCGAATATTTTCAGAAGAAAGGAGATGAATATAAACTCGAACTGATTAACGATTTGCAGGACGGACAAATTACTTTTTACCAGCAGGGAAATTTTGTTGACTTATGCAGAGGTCCGCATATTCCTAATACAGGATTCATAAAAGCAGTGAAGTTGCTCAACATTGCTGGCGCATACTGGCGCGGTGACGAGAAGAACAAGCAACTCACGCGCATTTACGGAATCACTTTCCCTGCGCAGAAAGAACTGGACGAGTATTTGAAAATGCTTGAAGAAGCAAAGAAGCGCGACCATAGAAAAATTGGAAAGGAGTTAAAGATTTTCACCTTCGATGATGATGTGGGCCCCGGTCTTCCGCTATGGCTTCCGAACGGAGGCGTGATGATTGAGCAATTGGAAACGCTTGCGAAAGTTACCGAAGAGCGCGCGGGTTACAAGCGCGTGCGCACTCCGCACCTCGCAAAAGAATCTATGTACAAAACCAGCGGGCATCTCCCCTACTATGCCGACAGCATGTTTCCTCCCATGGAAATGGACAATGAAAAATATTATCTCAAGGCGATGAACTGTCCGCACCATCATAAAATATTTGCTTCGCTGAATCCGAGTTATAAAGAGTTGCCGCTCCGCCTTGCGGAATACGGAACTGTTTACCGCTACGAACAAAGCGGTGAATTATTCGGATTGATGCGCGTGCGTTCCATGCAAATGAACGATGCGCATATTTATTGCACCAAGGAACAGTTCGAGCAGGAATTCATAGCGGTGAATGAAATGTACCTGAAGTATTTTAAAATCTTCGGAATAGATAAATATGTAATGCGCTTCTCCACGCATTCAAAAGAAAAACTCGGAAAGAAATATGTGAACGAACCCGAACTCTGGATTGAAACAGAAGACATGGTGCGCAATGTTTTGATTGATTCAAAAATTCCTTACAAGGAAGTTCCCGATGAAGGCGCTTTCTACGGACCAAAGATTGATGTGCAGATCTGGAGCACCATTGGAAGAGAATTTACTTTGGCAACAAATCAAGTTGACTTTGCGCAGCCGAGAAGATTCGGCTTGACATACATTAACAAAAATAATCACGCGGAAACTCCCATCTGCATTCACCGCGCACCGCTGGGAACGCACGAGCGCTTCATCGGTTTTCTCATAGAACATTACGCGGGCAATTTCCCTGTGTGGCTCGCGCCTGAACAAGTTACTATTCTTCCCATCAGCGACCGCTTCAACGAGAATGCAAAAAACATTCTCGAACTTTTCCGAAAGCATAACATACGCGCATCGGTAGATGACCGCTCGGAAAAGATTGGAAAGAAAATCCGCGATGCGGAAACAATGAAAGTTCCCTATATGGCAATCCTTGGCGAAAAAGAAATTGCTGCAAACTCCATTGCTCTGCGCGAACACGGCAAAGGCGATGTTGGAACGATGAATGTCGAAGAGTTTGCTAATAAGATTGAGAAGGAAGTGAAAGAAGTTTTCGAATAA
- a CDS encoding Fic family protein: MQWDELNKWVQKFESLKLNIVVDFEQFNRIAIVHHSSAIEGSTLTLEETTLLITEGITAKGKSMSEHEMVKDHYRALLFCLDKAKNRIGITPEFLKQINALVNKNTGQQRSTPLGMCDDTKGDFRLGNVTAGTTYFVNYDKVPSMVNELCQKLQSKINSIKTNEEVYELSFNAHYYLVSIHPWFDGNGRTARLLMNYIQAAHKKPLSIVFLEDKSAYIKALNDSREKNNIDIFRNFMCSQYIKYMKREIEKYEQRNKGINFLFLFLTAVRSSVLMYALV; this comes from the coding sequence ATGCAATGGGATGAACTAAATAAATGGGTTCAAAAGTTTGAATCGCTCAAACTAAATATAGTTGTTGACTTTGAGCAGTTCAACCGCATTGCCATTGTGCACCACAGCAGCGCCATTGAAGGCAGCACGCTCACACTCGAAGAAACCACTTTGCTCATAACCGAAGGCATTACTGCAAAGGGAAAATCAATGAGTGAACATGAAATGGTGAAAGACCATTACAGAGCATTGCTGTTTTGCCTTGACAAAGCAAAAAACAGAATCGGGATTACCCCTGAATTTCTGAAACAGATAAACGCACTCGTGAATAAAAACACAGGGCAGCAGCGCAGCACTCCGCTTGGAATGTGCGATGATACAAAAGGCGACTTCCGGCTCGGCAATGTTACGGCAGGAACAACTTATTTTGTGAACTACGATAAAGTTCCTTCTATGGTAAATGAACTTTGTCAAAAACTGCAAAGCAAAATCAATTCAATAAAAACGAATGAAGAAGTATATGAACTCTCGTTTAACGCGCACTATTATTTAGTGAGCATTCATCCCTGGTTTGACGGCAACGGGCGCACTGCCCGCCTGTTGATGAATTATATTCAGGCAGCACATAAGAAACCGCTCTCCATTGTATTTCTTGAAGACAAATCCGCTTACATAAAAGCATTAAATGATTCAAGAGAAAAAAACAATATAGACATTTTCAGAAACTTTATGTGCAGCCAGTATATAAAATATATGAAACGGGAAATTGAAAAATACGAGCAGCGGAATAAAGGAATAAATTTCCTTTTCTTATTTTTAACTGCCGTCAGGTCTTCCGTCCTCATGTATGCGTTAGTTTAG